In Leishmania panamensis strain MHOM/PA/94/PSC-1 chromosome 18 sequence, the following proteins share a genomic window:
- a CDS encoding hypothetical protein (TriTrypDB/GeneDB-style sysID: LpmP.18.0420) encodes MRISSTLNRGAGGRIHIGAFPHGGLFVTPVATAAATIRASGAVALPSSESCVKRHPKGEVLAQPRTFPKDDNNGTACGEEGTFCSWSIQSALQAAYPPLPLVTAFYGHRARLLPPRYFYQRDLLSVSDHGCTTSPAAARGGSATVSVGSARITDWGSEGDGSGAALLLLYDVATLPWAAGAGLTLTLRNAVLSAHDEMARQETLAASGIKGNGGEHSRPSSASPVTARVGSGAAEHRRTLSIATMKFSPAQSEAEGEDKKNAATSSSTTTDAGDHTDRTVWQLFSEYRKPQACAEASALALCSFAVVKLGQRVPLVALVAEKACSAGTTFSSLTEPCVTHRASGMYDQQRSNTPAWLPPRTAVHRMPVEVYAERTPLMQTAGTAALQRALRQALNRVLPASPRPSPLPLFGRLRWCISPLAHLIWNGRCWVEETDVQVAEMEERLLGALMGGCDVHAVVATADAVRSAASRNTTMCGTPAMRSDTCDSGAAGRLAALRTDLNAQGSSHPRFWLPSCWYHAGSSRGVLTPLFREHDDGNAGIGTLCDLPGATAAPAASWCGPSSSPHVVWRRTNHCTQVGDEAVEAAAAAARAPVALAGGARKPPAIPCSQWLLRLRKVWLLSSPSVKSAMLARAGTEMRAGISTPPSIGDTDVKPVLPLLDAARGARDHSRAPSSSLHAPVPVRYPNYDLFTGSPLDLRDYDAAARGFRVSSRSPPTSRSTKLFLCPSRTAQPPPAQDCGVKVMQGATPQSESDPFFFAALSQQVGWIRLSPTCSPPRLHVGASSASAPMAAPGMGPVSWQLPNALHSCYTMPDSLADAPQRRLCSGTTPAAQAAAPRTTVASSRATAQHLPSVPQPPVASVSVPQQEWWTGFFLHDAPHWWRREVLQSEQQRWAAKRICKGKHAASVGRGHERDAERIGTTEEVARILLFLQEECRVPLPPINASDSAAAAACPSQDTPGSTSEPSPPVEVTQKRTTLPPQVYVLRLAPVAPVLRRPHRLVRRDEQGVQRHRWAPTDALGLELQWFLVPDTATATVNTFFSLQDVSDHVEASGTATGASPPTSLADRAVLFYLEVKAALELLRRITHRATAWEGPFDDEKGPLAPPSSPPAWWEQLSNFYDANTFLSEEAAPPTTVSTTDKGNKASGGDDSGGEIETTHSDADAKENAVPAFCHPTVAAVVRTCVRLMLQCGGPAHHRHVSNFPITLDSGGSEDSTASSEAIAVWSRTDYDALLRTALITPAEAAVMPSLTPRLRSAAADGDGDESGGNAETDEEGAEEAAPDREDHCVTRAEHDSESSRGEFAVKQETQRRCTASCGAAASTRDHGTSIRYVSSSAQGVQRSSSTLSCLPYGVEVYEYDESGTRDETRVSHGGPTLFLNDTQALANAPEDCSDTHLCPLHDRSAVDRRLLLGRNYRLSEASQPRKTPGDTGAVTAVCPASSIATCVTSSGKPLQARQLSVACVLSISAACKEAMRKGGDVGAHDGPPARCQLNSAELLVQNEKSVCSGGFQGCADGASLRPSNADGVSPTLSSASPSPPLDVIGALIAEEKDQFNTQWRPWLRYLPRPTMQDNTLPTSAQPTGPQMHMSRVFPFLKSSAASEYCIDSPLRAEATSDQDGGGEQHIENSAPPGAAAQSDGAVAVLDLGLCVLHVRRTDVYVNAANLVYKATGTKEQYH; translated from the coding sequence ATGCGTATTTCTTCCACGCTGAACCGTGGCGCAGGCGGACGGATTCACATCGGCGCCTTTCCACATGGGGGACTCTTTGTCACTCCTGTGGCAacggccgctgccaccattCGCGCTTCCGGCGCCGTAGCGCTGCCTAGCTCGGAGAGCTGCGTGAAAAGACATCCGAAAGGCGAAGTACTTGCCCAGCCGAGGACCTTTCCCAAGGACGACAACAATGGTACAGCCTGTGGTGAAGAAGGCACATTCTGTAGCTGGTCGATCCAATCAGCCTTGCAGGCGGCCTACCCGCCTTTACCCTTGGTGACTGCCTTCTACGGTCACcgcgcgcgcctgctgccTCCTCGATATTTCTACCAACGCGATCTGCTTTCTGTCTCGGACCACGGGTGCACCACgagtccagcagcagcacgaggaggaagcgcGACGGTGTCCGTGGGGAGCGCTCGCATTACAGACTGGGGCAGTGAAGGTGATGGTAgcggtgccgcgctgctgctactgtaCGACGTTGCTACTCTGCCGtgggcagcaggcgcaggccTCACTCTCACGCTGCGAAACGCCGTGTTGTCTGCTCATGATGAGATGGCGCGGCAGGAGACGCTGGCGGCTTCTGGCATCAAGGGAAATGGCGGCGAGCATAGCAGGCCGTCGAGCGCTTCTCCAGTGACAGCGCGCGTAGGTAGTGGGGCAGCAGAGCATCGCCGCACCCTTTCCATTGCCACCATGAAGTTTTCCCCCGCACAGTCCGAGGCAGAAGGCGAGGACAAAAAGAACGCAGCCACCTCTTCGAGTACCACCACTGACGCTGGCGACCACACTGACAGGACGGTGTGGCAGCTTTTCAGTGAGTACAGAAAACCACAGGCCTGTGCGGAGGCGTCGGCGCTTGCACTGTGCTCGTTTGCTGTCGTGAAACTTGGTCAGCGGGTGCCGCTTGTAGCTCTTGTTGCTGAGAAGGCGTGCAGTGCGGGTACGACATTCTCTTCCCTCACTGAGCCCTGTGTCACCCATCGAGCTAGCGGGATGTACGACCAACAGCGCTCAAACACCCCCGCCTGGCTTCCGCCGCGCACAGCTGTACATCGTATGCCGGTGGAGGTGTACGCGGAGCGCACCCCATTGATGCAGACGgctggcaccgctgccttgCAGCGTGCACTTCGGCAAGCGCTAAACCGCGTCTTGCCAGCGTCACCGCGGCCCTCACCACTGCCGTTATTTGGAAGATTGCGGTGGTGCATATCACCGCTGGCGCATCTCATCTGGAACGGGCGGTGCTGGGTGGAGGAAACAGAtgtgcaggtggcggagatggaggagcgGCTCCTCGGCGCACTGATGGGGGGCTGTGATGTCCATGCGGTTGTTGCTACTGCTGACGCAGTACGATCAGCAGCGAGCAGGAACACCACCATGTGCGGCACGCCTGCTATGCGGAGTGACACTTGCgacagtggcgccgcaggtCGGTTAGCCGCACTCCGAACGGACTTGAATGCCCAGGGCTCTTCACATCCGCGGTTCTGGCTGCCGAGCTGCTGGTATCATGCCGGCAGCTCTCGTGGCGTCTTGACGCCTCTTTTTCGGGAGCACGACGACGGCAATGCAGGGATCGGTACTCTATGTGACCTTCCAGGggccactgccgcgccgGCCGCCTCATGGTGCGGGCCTTCCAGCAGCCCGCATGTAGTCTGGAGGCGCACCAACCACTGTACACAAGTGGGAGACGAGGCAgtagaagcagcagcagctgcagccagAGCACCGGTGGCACTCGCGGGTGGCGCACGGAAGCCCCCGGCAATACCCTGTAGCCAGTGGTTGTTGCGCTTGCGAAAGGTATGGCTTCTCAGCAGCCCTAGTGTAAAATCTGCGATGCTAGCTCGTGCTGGTACAGAGATGCGAGCAGGGATCTCTACTCCACCGAGCATTGGTGACACAGATGTGAAACCAGTACTACCTCTGCTCGATGCAGCTCGCGGTGCCCGCGACCACTCGCGCGCTCCCTCTTCGAGCCTGCACGCGCCAGTGCCTGTGAGGTACCCCAACTACGACCTTTTCACTGGTTCGCCGTTGGACTTGCGCGATtacgacgccgccgccagggGCTTCCGCGtgtcctctcgctctccaccAACGTCGAGGTCAACTAAGCTGTTTCTTTGCCCTTCCCGGACAGCGCAaccaccacctgcgcagGACTGCGGTGTGAAAGTGATGCAGGGCGCTACACCTCAGAGCGAGAGTGACCCgttcttctttgctgctctctcaCAGCAGGTGGGGTGGATCCGTCTATCCCCGACTTGCAGTCCGCCCCGACTTCACGTAGGCGCTTCATCTGCATCGGCGCCGATGGCTGCCCCGGGCATGGGCCCGGTGTCGTGGCAGTTACCTAATGCGTTGCACAGCTGCTACACAATGCCCGACTCTCTTGCAGATGCCCCTCAGCGCCGGCTGTGTAGCGGAACAacgccagcggcgcaggcagcCGCCCCCAGAACTACTGTTGCTTCGTCTAGAGCGACCGCACAGCACCTACCGtcggtgccgcagccgcccGTTGCAAGTGTgtcggtgccgcagcaggagtGGTGGACAGGGTTTTTCCTACATGACGCCCCCCACTGGTGGCGGCGTGAGGTGCTTCAAAGTGAGCAGCAACGATGGGCAGCGAAAAGGATTTGCAAAGGCAAGCACGCAGCGTCAGTGGGGCGGGGGCACGAGCGCGACGCGGAGCGCATCGGGACTACGGAGGAGGTCGCACGAATCCTATTGTTTCTTCAGGAAGAGTGTCGTGTTCCGCTGCCTCCGATAAACGCCTCCGAtagtgcagctgccgcggcaTGCCCGTCTCAAGACACGCCTGGGTCGACGTCAGAGCCCTCGCCGCCCGTAGAGGTGACGCAGAAGAGGACAACTTTGCCGCCACAAGTTTACGTGCTTCGACTGGCACCTGTTGCAcctgtgctgcgccgcccccATCGATTAGTGAGGCGTGACGAGCAGGGCGTGCAAAGGCACCGCTGGGCGCCCACCGATGCTCTGGGGTTGGAGCTGCAGTGGTTCCTTGTGCCTGATACAGCCACTGCGACGGTGAAcactttcttctctctgcagGACGTGTCGGACCACGTTGAAGCATCTGGGACGGCTACAGGTGCGTCGCCACCGACCTCGTTGGCCGACCGTGCGGTGCTCTTTTACCTTGAAGTCAAGGCTGCATTGGAGTTACTGCGGCGAATAACGCACCGAGCGACTGCCTGGGAAGGCCCATTCGACGACGAAAAAGGCCCTTTGGCACCCCCATCCTCACCTCCTGCCTGGTGGGAGCAACTGAGCAACTTCTACGATGCCAATACGTTTCTATCAGAAGAAGCCGCACCCCCGACAACGGTCTCGACGACGGACAAGGGCAATAAAgccagcggtggtgacgaCAGTGGCGGCGAGATCGAGACAACCCACAGTGATGCTGACGCGAAGGAGAATGCCGTGCCAGCCTTCTGCCACCCTACAGTGGCAGCAGTTGTGCGAACATGTGTGCGACTGATGCTGCAATGCGGAGGACCGGCACATCACCGCCACGTGAGCAACTTCCCCATCACCcttgacagcggcggcagtgaggATAGCACTGCTTCGTCAGAAGCCATTGCGGTATGGTCACGCACGGACTACGATGCTCTTCTTCGCACCGCACTCATCACGCCAGCAGAGGCCGCTGTCATGCCTTCCTTGACACCCCGCCtacgcagcgctgcagcggatggcgacggtgacgagAGTGGAGGGAACGCAGAGACcgatgaggagggggctGAGGAGGCAGCACCAGACCGTGAGGATCATTGTGTGACACGCGCAGAGCATGACAGCGAAAGCTCACGTGGCGAGTTCGCAGTCAAGCAAGAGACACAAAGGAGATGCACCGCTAGCTGTGGCGCGGCAGCATCTACGCGAGATCATGGGACGAGCATTAGGTACGTCAGTTCATCCGCTCAAGGGGTGCAGCGGTCATCATCGACGTTATCATGCTTACCATACGGCGTGGAGGTGTACGAGTACGACGAGTCCGGTACGCGGGATGAGACGCGCGTTAGTCACGGGGGCCCCACTTTATTTCTGAACGACACACAGGCTCTAGCGAATGCACCGGAGGACTGTTCAGATACGCATCTCTGCCCTCTTCATGACCGGTCAGCTGTGGATCGCCGCCTCCTACTTGGACGCAACTACCGCCTCAGCGAGGCCTCTCAGCCCCGCAAAACACCTGGCGACACTGGGGCTGTGACGGCTGTCTGTCCTGCCTCTTCCATCGCCACCTGTGTCACCTCGAGCGGAAAGCCTCTGCAGGCACGACAGCTGAGCGTAGCGTGCGTCCTCTCCATCTCGGCAGCCTGCAAGGAAGCCatgcgaaaagggggggatgTCGGGGCACACGACGGGCCACCAGCGCGGTGCCAGCTGAACAGCGCCGAACTGCTTGTTCAAAATGAGAAATCGGTGTGCTCAGGGGGTTTTCAAGGCTGCGCCGACGGTGCCTCGCTGAGACCGTCAAACGCGGATGGCGTGTCGCCGACACTATCGTCTGCATCGCCGTCCCCTCCGCTGGACGTGATAGGTGCCTTGATAGCGGAGGAAAAAGACCAATTCAATACTCAGTGGCGACCGTGGCTGCGATACCTGCCTCGACCCACGATGCAGGACAACACGCTGCCTACAAGTGCTCAGCCCACAGGGCCACAGATGCACATGTCCCGCGTGTTTCCCTTTCTGAAGTCATCGGCGGCCTCCGAGTATTGCATTGACTCTCCTTTAAGAGCTGAGGCAACCTCAGACCAAGATGGCGGTGGAGAGCAACACATCGAAAACTCAGCCCCGCCAGGAGCCGCGGCACAATCGGATGGCGCGGTGGCTGTCCTCGACTTGGGACTTTGCGTATTGCATGTGCGGCGTACTGACGTATACGTGAACGCTGCCAACTTGGTCTACAAGGCGACGGGCACGAAGGAACAATATCACTGA
- a CDS encoding citrate synthase, putative (TriTrypDB/GeneDB-style sysID: LpmP.18.0430) translates to MASSVVSEMKEQMLKRNKVEKQTISELRKKHGDVKLSDASIDAAYCGMRGITGLVYEPSLLDPVEGIRFRNRTIPECQKVLPKAPNGCETLPEAMFWLLMTGEVPTAEQARALNAELHRRADPVAIAAAQKAIAALPASTHPMTAFSVGVLTLQTYSKFAAAYATGKSNKTTYWEYALEDSLDMLARTPAVAAMIYNRVTKGRAEVAASSNSELDWAANFSNMLGFKDNEFWECMRLYLSIHVDHEGGNVSAHTTTLVASALSDPYLAFSAGLNGLAGPLHGLASQEVLKYLLSMQDRVKADGVNVCDEAALEVALTKYTWELLNSGQVVPGYGHAVLRKVDPRYTCLRNFCLRHHFEDDLFKLINIIYKIMPGILTEHGKTKNPYPNVDAHSGVLLQHYGLTEQDYYPVLFGLSRQMGVMAGVVWDRLQGRPLERPKSITTEMLAKKYLGNL, encoded by the coding sequence ATGGCATCATCGGTGGTGAGTGAGATGAAGGAGCAGATGCTGAAGCGCAacaaggtggagaagcagacGATCAGCGAGCTCCGGAAGAAGCACGGCGACGTGAAGCTGAGCGACGCCAGCATCGATGCGGCGTACTGTGGCATGCGGGGCATCACCGGTCTTGTGTACGAGCCGTCCCTGCTGGACCCGGTGGAGGGCATCCGCTTCCGCAACCGCACGATCCCGGAGTGCCAGAAGGTGCTGCCCAAGGCACCGAACGGCTGCGAGACGCTGCCGGAGGCGATGTTCTGGCTGCTGATGACCGGCGAGGTACCGACGGCGGAGCAGGCGAGGGCCCTGAACGCGGAGTTGCACCGCCGCGCTGACCCCGTGGCgatcgccgcggcgcagaaggcgatcgcggcgctgcctgcgAGCACGCACCCGATGACGGCGTTCAGTGTGGGCGTGCTTACGCTGCAGACCTACTCGAAGTTTGCTGCGGCCTATGCGACGGGCAAGTCAAACAAGACGACGTACTGGGAGTACGCGCTGGAAGACTCGCTGGACATGCTGGCGCGCacgccagcggtggcagcgatgaTCTACAACCGTGTCACCAAGGGCcgtgcggaggtggcggcgtcgagcaACAGCGAGCTGGACTGGGCGGCGAACTTCTCGAACATGCTGGGCTTCAAGGACAATGAGTTCTGGGAGTGCATGCGGCTGTACCTGTCCATCCACGTCGACCACGAGGGCGGAAACGTGTCGGCGCACACGACGACGCTGGTTGCGTCGGCGCTGAGCGACCCCTACCTTGCCTTCAGCGCGGGGCTGAACGGGCTTGCCGGACCGCTGCACGGGCTGGCGAGTCAGGAGGTGCTCAAGTACCTGCTCAGCATGCAGGACCGCGTGAAAGCAGACGGTGTGAACGTGTGCGATGAGGCGGCactggaggtggcgctgaccAAGTACACTTGGGAGCTGCTGAACTCCGGTCAGGTTGTGCCCGGCTACGGCcacgcggtgctgcgcaaggtGGACCCGCGCTACACCTGCCTGCGCAACTTctgcctgcgccaccacttCGAGGACGACCTATTCAAGCTGATCAACATCATCTACAAGATCATGCCCGGCATCCTGACGGAGCACGGCAAGACCAAGAATCCCTACCCCAACGTCGATGCGCACTCCGgcgtactgctgcagcactatGGGCTGACGGAGCAGGATTACTACCCAGTGCTGTTCGGCCTGTCGCGCCAGATGGGTGTCATGGCCGGCGTTGTTTGGGACCGCCTGCAAGGCCGCCCGCTCGAGCGCCCCAAGTCGATCACGACGGAGATGCTGGCAAAGAAGTACCTGGGGAATTTGTAG
- a CDS encoding citrate synthase, putative (TriTrypDB/GeneDB-style sysID: LpmP.18.0440), with protein MRAARCSIIRGAAGLRMASSVVSEMKEQMLKRNKVEKQTISELRKKHGDVKLSDASIDAAYCGMRGITGLVYEPSLLDPVEGIRFRNRTIPECQKVLPKAPNGCETLPEAMFWLLMTGEVPTAEQARALNAELHRRADPVAIAAAQKAIAALPASTHPMTAFSVGVLTLQTYSKFAAAYATGKSNKTTYWEYALEDSLDMLARTPAVAAMIYNRVTKGRAEVAASSNSELDWAANFSNMLGFKDNEFWECMRLYLSIHVDHEGGNVSAHTTTLVASALSDPYLAFSAGLNGLAGPLHGLANQEVLKYLLSMQDRVKADGVNVRDEAALEVALTKYTWELLNSGQVVPGYGHAVLRKVDPRYTCLRNFCLRHHFEDDLFKLINIIYKIMPGILTEHGKTKNPYPNVDAHSGVLLQHYGLTEQDYYTVLFGLSRQMGVMAGVVWDRLQGRPLERPKSITTEMLAKKYLCTPR; from the coding sequence AtgcgtgctgctcgctgctccattatccgcggcgccgccggccTACGCATGGCATCATCGGTGGTGAGTGAGATGAAGGAGCAGATGCTGAAGCGCAacaaggtggagaagcagacGATCAGCGAGCTCCGGAAGAAGCACGGCGACGTGAAGCTGAGCGACGCCAGCATCGATGCGGCGTACTGTGGCATGCGGGGCATCACCGGTCTTGTGTACGAGCCGTCCCTGCTGGACCCGGTGGAGGGCATCCGCTTCCGCAACCGCACGATCCCGGAGTGCCAGAAGGTGCTGCCCAAGGCACCGAACGGCTGCGAGACGCTGCCGGAGGCGATGTTCTGGCTGCTGATGACCGGCGAGGTACCGACGGCGGAGCAGGCGAGGGCCCTGAACGCGGAGTTGCACCGCCGCGCTGACCCCGTGGCgatcgccgcggcgcagaaggcgatcgcggcgctgcctgcgAGCACGCACCCGATGACGGCGTTCAGTGTGGGCGTGCTTACGCTGCAGACCTACTCGAAGTTTGCTGCGGCCTATGCGACGGGCAAGTCAAACAAGACGACGTACTGGGAGTACGCGCTGGAAGACTCGCTGGACATGCTGGCGCGCacgccagcggtggcagcgatgaTCTACAACCGTGTCACCAAGGGCcgtgcggaggtggcggcgtcgagcaACAGCGAGCTGGACTGGGCGGCGAACTTCTCGAACATGCTGGGCTTCAAGGACAATGAGTTCTGGGAGTGCATGCGGCTGTACCTGTCCATCCACGTCGACCACGAGGGCGGAAACGTGTCGGCGCACACGACGACGCTGGTTGCGTCGGCGCTGAGCGACCCCTACCTTGCCTTCAGCGCGGGGCTGAACGGGCTTGCCGGACCGCTGCACGGGCTGGCGAACCAGGAGGTGCTCAAGTACCTGCTCAGCATGCAGGACCGCGTGAAAGCAGACGGTGTGAACGTGCGCGATGAGGCGGCactggaggtggcgctgaccAAGTACACTTGGGAGCTGCTGAACTCCGGTCAGGTTGTGCCCGGCTACGGCcacgcggtgctgcgcaaggtGGACCCGCGCTACACCTGCCTGCGCAACTTctgcctgcgccaccacttCGAGGACGACCTATTCAAGCTGATCAACATCATCTACAAGATCATGCCCGGCATCCTGACGGAGCACGGCAAGACCAAGAATCCCTACCCCAACGTCGATGCGCACTCCGgcgtactgctgcagcactatGGGCTGACGGAGCAGGATTACTACACAGTGCTGTTCGGCCTGTCGCGCCAGATGGGTGTCATGGCCGGCGTTGTTTGGGACCGCCTGCAAGGCCGCCCGCTCGAGCGCCCCAAGTCGATCACGACGGAGATGCTGGCAAAGAAGTACCTGTGCACTCCTCGgtaa